One part of the Salmo salar chromosome ssa10, Ssal_v3.1, whole genome shotgun sequence genome encodes these proteins:
- the si:ch211-262h13.5 gene encoding fetuin-B, whose amino-acid sequence MGKCTWILLLTHILRAGGQMIALSPTPCNDKTVEKLSKLALTYINEDRTEGYKFALNRISNVHLHAQGPAGNVYYLLLDVLETKCHVRSPKPWKRCDVRPFMETQISGNCNTTILHTAKGYSYLYSYDCTLVPDPPEKLQQTCPACPLLLPVDSPRAVHAAGLTLYKFNTQSTLPSSLALQNLTRASVQSVPVPATFVEYTVQECREGYVGMCVPTDNSGHPAGFCKGAVYGAIGQPDVDVSCEIFHPQGIDVFHDLTPPRPPTMPEVPIFVPNVPIIIPSYPTAPPPLLEEPQPQPVDPSILVDPTCIFPNPNPSSSSESLESQETPVSPGVPDSSSEELGAGVARPPFNFRYRPLRRRRQALVTAKPPHTPVFLAEFPSSPSPFRSCPGPSRYTTV is encoded by the exons ATGGGAAAATGTACCTGGATTTTACTGTTAACTCATATTTTGCGCGCCGGTGGACAGATGATAGCGCTATCGCCGACACCTTGCAACGACAAAACTGTGGAGAAGCTTTCCAAATTGGCGCTCACCTACATCAATGAAGACAGAACCGAGGGGTATAAATTTGCCCTCAATAGAATATCCAACGTTCATCTTCACGCTCAG GGTCCAGCTGGAAACGTCTACTACCTCCTTCTAGATGTGTTGGAGACCAAGTGTCATGTGAGGAGCCCTAAACCCTGGAAACGATGTGACGTCAGACCCTTCATGGAAACC CAAATCTCTGGGAACTGCAATACCACCATTCTCCACACAGCCAAGGGATACTCCTACCTGTACAGCTatgactgcacactggtgcctg ACCCTCCAGAGAAGCTGCAGCAGACATGTCCAGCCTGCCCCTTGCTGCTGCCCGTAGACAGCCCCAGGGCGGTGCACGCTGCTGGGCTGACCCTCTACAAGTTCAACACGCAGAGCACCCTGCCCTCCAGCCTGGCCCTGCAGAACCTTACCAGGGCCTCCGTACAG AGTGTGCCCGTGCCTGCTACCTTTGTGGAGTACACCGTGCAGGAGTGTCGCGAGGGCTATGTGGGCATGTGTGTGCCAACAGACAACAGCGGACAC CCAGCTGGGTTTTGTAAGGGGGCGGTGTATGGAGCTATCGGCCAACCAGACGTGGATGTCTCTTGTGAAATATTCCATCCACAG GGCATTGATGTTTTCCATGACCTGACCCCTCCTCGACCCCCAACGATGCCTGAAGTCCCCATCTTTGTTCCCAATGTCCCCATTATCATCCCCTCCTACCCCACAGCGCCCCCTCCTCTTCTGGAGGAGCCCCAACCACAACCCGTTGACCCCAGTATCCTGGTTGACCCTACATGCATcttccccaaccccaacccttcgTCTTCCAGCGAGTCTTTGGAGTCTCAGGAGACTCCAGTCTCTCCAGGAGTTCCAGACTCTTCCTCCGAGGAGCTAGGTGCAGGTGTGGCTCGACCGCCCTTCAACTTCCGCTACCGGCCCCTGCGCAGACGGAGGCAGGCCCTGGTGACAGCCAAGCCCCCTCACACCCCTGTCTTTCTGGCTGAGTTCCCCAGCTCGCCCTCTCCCTTCCGCTCCTGCCCTGGTCCTTCTCGCTACACCACCGTGTGA